From a region of the Cygnus atratus isolate AKBS03 ecotype Queensland, Australia chromosome 3, CAtr_DNAZoo_HiC_assembly, whole genome shotgun sequence genome:
- the RHAG gene encoding ammonium transporter Rh type A — translation MRFKFSILALLLQVAIIVLFGIFVEYGTDNSFFLSVFQDVHVMIFVGFGFLMTFLKKYGFSSVGINMLIAAFGLQWGTLMQGFWHMEAGKIFVRIDSMINADFSTATALISFGAVLGKTSPVQMLILTILEITIFACNEHLVTEIFQATDVGASMTIHAFGAYFGLAASLVLYRPGLKNKHENEESTYHSDLFAMIGTLFLWIFWPTFNSAIAAQDDRTKAIINTYYSLAASTVVTFALSSLVDKRGKFSMVLVQNATLAGGVAVGTCADLLIHPFAAMCIGAIAGIISVLGFHFLTPVLASKLNIHDTCGVHNLHGLPGVLGGIAGIVVTAIQSKSGKGVLHTPGMQAAALGSTIGIALVGGALTGAILKLPFLGQVSDKNCFDDSIYWEVPEEEKLHAVHSNNYDEHSRFEATM, via the exons acagtttttttctttcagtctttcaggATGTCCATGTGATGATATTTGTTGGATTTGGCTTCCTGATGacctttctgaagaaatatggATTCAGCAGTGTTGGTATCAACATGCTCATTGCAGCCTTTGGTCTTCAGTGGGGCACCCTGATGCAAGGATTTTGGCATATGGAAGCAGGGAAAATTTTTGTTCGTATTGATAG CATGATAAATGCGGACTTCAGTACAGCAActgctttgatttcatttgGAGCAGTCCTGGGGAAAACAAGCCCTGTTCAGATGCTGATCTTGACAATTCTGGAGATCACAATTTTTGCATGCAATGAACATCtagtaacagaaatatttcag GCCACAGATGTTGGAGCCTCGATGACTATCCATGCTTTTGGAGCTTATTTTGGTTTGGCCGCAAGCCTGGTTTTATATCGTCCTGGTTTGAAAAACaagcatgaaaatgaagaatctACCTATCACTCCGACTTATTTGCCATGATTG GTACCCTGTTCCTTTGGATTTTTTGGCCCACTTTTAACTCCGCCATTGCAGCTCAGGATGACAGGACTAAAGCAATTATCAACACTTACTACTCCTTGGCTGCAAGTACTGTCGTAACGTTTGCCCTCTCCAGCCTGGTGGATAAAAGAGGCAAATTCAGCATG GTTCTTGTTCAAAATGCCACCCTGGCAGGAGGAGTAGCAGTGGGTACATGTGCAGACCTGTTAATCCACCCTTTTGCTGCTATGTGCATTGGGGCAATTGCTGGAATCATCTCTGTCCTCGGATTCCATTTCCTGACT CCTGTTTTGGCATCCAAGCTGAACATTCATGATACTTGTGGAGTCCATAATTTACATGGTTTACCTGGAGTACTGGGAGGTATTGCAGGCATCGTAGTAACCGCGATACAAAGTAAAAGTGG GAAAGGTGTCCTGCATACCCCTGGCATGCAGGCTGCTGCCCTTGGCAGTACAATTGGAATTGCACTGGTTGGTGGTGCATTGACAG GTGCTATTCTAAAGCTGCCCTTCCTGGGACAAGTATCTGACAAGAACTGCTTTGATGACTCTATTTATTGGGAG GTTCCAGAAGAAGAGAAACTGCATGCAGTTCACTCCAACAACTATGATGAGCACAGCAGATTTGAAGCTACCATGTAG